In Beutenbergia cavernae DSM 12333, the DNA window CCAGGGTGCACGTCTGGTCCCCAGGTGCGACGGCGGTCGGGAACCAGGTGCGGATGTTCTGGTTCGAGTTGACGCCCTCGTTGAAGACCAGCGCCGTCGTGTCGTCCTCGTTGGCGGGCGTGCCGCCGCCGAACGAGTTCGGGCCGAACGTGTTGCGCTGGACGGGCAGGATGCCGGAGCCGGCACCGACGAATACCGACCAGGATCGCCGCCCGTCGAAGTAGTTGTCCTGGACCGTCCAGCCACTGCTCGCGGTTCCGGTCAGGCCCATCCCCGCGAAGTAGACGCCGTAGCTGGCGTTCTGGGCTGCCGTGTTGCTGAGCGTGTTTCTCTCGATGACGTTGCCCGAGCCTGCCCGGTTGACATAGATGCTGGTCGCCCCGGCGCTGTTGATCCTGGTGAACGTGTTGCCGGTGATCGTCGCGTCGGTGAGCGTCGCCCCGGTGAGGTCGAGCTGGTAACGGCCCGACTGGAAGCCCTCGAAGGTCGAACCGGTGATCGTCAGGCCGTTCAGCGTCGCGCTGCCCTGCATCTGGAAGCCGTAGTAGGCCTCCGTGTCGGGGTCGAACATGCGGATGCGGTCGAGCGTCAGGTCGTTGATCGTGGCGCCGGCGGCCACGCGGATCGCCGAGCCGCCGCCCGAGTAGGTCGATCCCATCTCGACGTTGCGGATCGTGACGCCGTCCGCGCCGTCGGCCAGCCAGAAGCAGCGCTCGAGGTTGATGCTGCCGGGGTCGGTGCACGAGCCGTTCTCGACGACGGCGCCGTCACCGCTCGGTCCGAACACGAACGCCGTCTCGTTGCTCTTGATGTTCGAGAAGTTGCGGACGGCGACGTCCGGGCCGTTGAGGTAGATCGCCGTCGCGCCGCCGGCGTCGTTGAGCGAGGCGATCCCGAGGCGGTTCTGGAAGTCGAACGTCACGGTGGCCGTCGCCATGAAGTAGGCGCCCGAGTCGCCCCACGGCGTGAGCGTCCCGACGTACATCATGTTCGTCGCGCCGGTGCCGCTGGCGACGATGGTGCCGCTGGGCTGGACGCCTGGTGTCGCCGAGTCCACGTCGTCAGCCGGGGCGATCGTGACCGTGTCGTCCGCCGGCAGCGCGTTCGACTCCTGCAGCGCGGCGCGCAGCGTGCACAGGCCGGTGGCCGTCTCGCAGACGCCGTCACCGGGCGCGGCGTCGTCGCCCTGGTGGCTGAGGGAGTTGACGAGGAACGTGTGGCTGGCCGCTGCGGCCGGGACGACCTGCAACGCGACGACGCCCGACGCGAGCAGCGCCCCGATCGCCACCGCGGCGGCGATGCCGCGCCGTCGCCGTCCCGGCTCGGCGTGCCTGACCCGATCCCCATGCGCGCCGGAGTTCCGCATGAGTCCCCACATGTGCCCACCCCGCCTCGTGTGCACCCGCCTGCGGGCACACGATCACCCCGATGCCAAGCTCCCCCGGGCGCATCCTTCCGGTGGGCAACGGTGTCCGCCACCCGAGCCGGCCCCACGTGCGCCCGACAGCGGGCAGGATGGCAGGAGCGGCCGCACGCCTCACGAGGGCGCGGCCGACCTCGGAGCGAAGGAGCCTCGATGCGGATCGGCATTCCGGCCCAGACCGGGCAGAGCCTGGTCGCCGCCACCCCGGCGACGCTCCCCCGGCTGCGCCGCCTGGGCTACGACGTCGTCGTCCAGGCCGAGGCCGGATCGCAGGCACGCTTCCCGGACGCGGCCTACGTCGAGGCCGGCGCCACGATCGATGACGCCGACGCCGTCTGGGCGAGCGACGTCGTCGCCGCCACCACCGCGCCCGACGCGGCTCAGGTCGCGGCGCTGCGCCCCGGAGCGCTGCTGGTCACGATGCTGGCGCCCGCCCATCGGGCCGGCCTCCTCGACGCGCTCGCTGAGCGAGGGGTGACGGCCCTGGCGCTCGACGCCGTCCCGCGCATCTCGCGGGCGCAGTCGATCGACGCGCTCTCGGCGCTCTCGAACGTCGCGGGGTACCGCGCCGTCATCGAGGCGGCCAGCGAGTACGGCGGCATGTTCGCCCCGCAGGTCACCGCTGCCGGGTCGACGGCGCCCGCCCGGGTCTTCGTGATCGGCGCCGGCGTGGCGGGGCTCGCCGCGATCGGGACGGCCGGGAGCCTGGGGGCGGACGTGAGGGCCTTCGACGTCCGGCCCGAGGTCGCCGAGCAGATCGAGTCGCTGGGGGCGACGTACGCGCGCGCCGACGGCGCCGAGCAGGAGGTGAGCGCCGACGGCTACGCGCGCGAGCTCACCGCCGCGCAGGAACGCGCGGCCGCCGCCGTCTACGCCCGCGAGACCGCGAACGCCGACGTCGTCGTCACGACGGCGCTCGTCCGTGGCCGCGCGCCGCGCACGATCACCGCCGAGATGGTGGCGGGGATGCGGCCCGGCAGCGTGATCGTCGACGTCGCCGCGACCGGCGGCGGCAACTGCGAGCTGACCGTGCCGGGGCAGCGGGTCGTGACGCCGGGCGGCGTCGTCGTCCTCGGCTGGACCGACCTGGCGGGGCGGATGCCGGCGCACAGCTCCCAGCTGTACGGCACGACAGTGGTCAACCTGCTGACCCTGCTCACGCCCGACGCCGACGGCACCTGGCGCCTCGACCCCGACGACGCGGTGCAGCGCGGGATGACCGTGACCGACGGCGGGCGCGTCACGTGGCCGCCTCCGCCGGTCGCGGTGTCCGCCGGGGTCGCCGCGCCGCCCGCGCGGCCCGCACCACTCGTAGCGGCGGCGGTGCCGCCCGCGCCCGGCGAACCGGGTGCGGGTCCTCCTGGGTCATCCCCCGCGCCGCCGCGAGCGCCCAGCGTTCCCGACGACGGTGAGCTCCGCCGTCGTCGTGCGCGGCGCACCGTGACCGGCGCACTCGCCGCGACGCTCGTGATGCTCGGGCTCTCGTTCGCGCCGACGTCGGTGCTTGCCCAGGTG includes these proteins:
- a CDS encoding Re/Si-specific NAD(P)(+) transhydrogenase subunit alpha codes for the protein MRIGIPAQTGQSLVAATPATLPRLRRLGYDVVVQAEAGSQARFPDAAYVEAGATIDDADAVWASDVVAATTAPDAAQVAALRPGALLVTMLAPAHRAGLLDALAERGVTALALDAVPRISRAQSIDALSALSNVAGYRAVIEAASEYGGMFAPQVTAAGSTAPARVFVIGAGVAGLAAIGTAGSLGADVRAFDVRPEVAEQIESLGATYARADGAEQEVSADGYARELTAAQERAAAAVYARETANADVVVTTALVRGRAPRTITAEMVAGMRPGSVIVDVAATGGGNCELTVPGQRVVTPGGVVVLGWTDLAGRMPAHSSQLYGTTVVNLLTLLTPDADGTWRLDPDDAVQRGMTVTDGGRVTWPPPPVAVSAGVAAPPARPAPLVAAAVPPAPGEPGAGPPGSSPAPPRAPSVPDDGELRRRRARRTVTGALAATLVMLGLSFAPTSVLAQVTVLVLAVIVGFYVISNVSHALHTPLMSQTNAISAIILVGAIVQIGSSSWVVTTLAVVAAAAASINVVGGFAVTYRMLGMFTKGR